The following coding sequences are from one Arthrobacter crystallopoietes window:
- a CDS encoding FecCD family ABC transporter permease has translation MSTVTRDGGNPVRSLRVLRAGPVSIRVSPRGLSVGGVLILVLVAAMAIHVANGGTPLALLDVLRALLGDTSDSKVHLAVTEFRAPRMVAAVVAGACLAAAGAITQTVARNPLASPDVLGVTAGASLGAVTVLVVAGGGNAGLSGLAATMGMPLAAFGAGVLSGVAVYLLAYRGGIDSYRLVLVGLGINGFAVSLTTWLLTLGDVSSAAQALTWMTGSLNGKDWALVQPMGAIAVVLVLAAVFCGRWLLLTSLGEDTAVGLGTRVGAVRLTALTIAVLLASVGTVVAGPLVFVALASPQIARILTGSVVPPVAVSALVGAVFVLLADTVSANALSVALPVGVATAVVGAPYLIYLILRYQRRLT, from the coding sequence ATGAGCACCGTCACCCGCGACGGCGGCAACCCCGTCCGTTCGCTGCGCGTGCTGCGGGCCGGGCCGGTCTCCATCCGGGTCAGTCCGCGCGGGCTGTCCGTGGGCGGGGTGCTGATCCTGGTGCTGGTGGCGGCCATGGCCATCCACGTGGCCAACGGCGGCACCCCGCTCGCCCTGCTGGACGTGCTGCGCGCGCTGCTCGGAGACACGTCCGATTCCAAGGTCCATCTGGCCGTGACCGAGTTCCGCGCGCCGCGGATGGTTGCCGCCGTCGTCGCCGGTGCCTGCCTCGCCGCCGCCGGAGCCATCACGCAGACCGTGGCCAGGAACCCGCTGGCCAGCCCGGACGTGCTGGGCGTAACGGCCGGGGCCTCGCTCGGCGCCGTCACGGTGCTGGTGGTCGCTGGCGGCGGGAATGCCGGACTGAGCGGGCTGGCCGCAACGATGGGCATGCCTCTGGCTGCCTTCGGCGCGGGCGTGCTCAGCGGCGTCGCGGTCTACCTGCTGGCCTACCGCGGCGGGATCGACAGCTACCGGCTGGTCCTGGTGGGGCTGGGCATCAACGGTTTTGCCGTCAGCCTCACCACTTGGCTGCTCACCCTCGGCGACGTCAGCAGCGCTGCCCAGGCGCTGACCTGGATGACGGGTTCGCTCAACGGCAAGGACTGGGCGCTGGTGCAGCCGATGGGGGCCATCGCCGTGGTGCTGGTGCTGGCCGCAGTCTTCTGCGGGCGGTGGCTGCTGCTGACAAGCCTGGGTGAGGACACCGCCGTCGGACTTGGAACCCGGGTTGGTGCGGTGCGGCTGACGGCCCTGACCATCGCGGTGCTGCTGGCCTCGGTGGGCACCGTGGTCGCCGGGCCGCTGGTGTTCGTGGCGCTCGCCAGCCCGCAGATCGCGCGCATCCTGACCGGTTCGGTGGTGCCCCCGGTGGCAGTTTCCGCGTTGGTGGGCGCCGTGTTTGTGCTGCTGGCCGACACCGTCTCCGCCAACGCCCTGAGCGTGGCGCTGCCCGTGGGCGTTGCCACCGCGGTGGTCGGCGCGCCCTATTTGATCTACCTGATTCTGCGCTACCAACGGAGGCTCACATGA
- a CDS encoding ABC transporter substrate-binding protein, with amino-acid sequence MKTPVLTKLLALVAGASLLGTAACGAPAATEDSAASAPAGGSGYPLTMEHAMGSTTIESEPKRVVALDPSYIDAALLLEADLVGYVQYRQDPGDPFADYLGDVDAATADAVNVGTLAEPNLEKILELEPDVIVSAQVRHEALYDQLSKIAPTIFSVSTGPTWKENVVFLGEALGKKDKAEELVAGYEERAKKVGEEILAKNPEATYSLLRFAGEDTARLYSTDSFIGEIMADMNIPRPEDAPDTTESIFVPLSEEQILKADAGLVMVSAWTPSGAEGDASREQQKTFESNPLWERLKGDVVHVDDETFVASVSIQGAHAVITDLAEHYGVDPQLP; translated from the coding sequence ATGAAAACACCCGTTCTGACCAAATTGCTGGCACTGGTGGCCGGCGCCTCGCTCCTGGGCACCGCCGCCTGCGGCGCACCTGCCGCCACCGAAGACAGCGCCGCCTCCGCTCCTGCGGGCGGCTCCGGCTACCCGCTGACCATGGAACATGCCATGGGTTCAACCACCATCGAATCCGAGCCGAAGCGCGTCGTCGCGCTCGACCCGAGCTACATCGATGCCGCCCTGCTGCTGGAGGCCGATCTGGTCGGCTACGTCCAGTACCGGCAGGATCCGGGCGATCCGTTCGCCGACTACCTCGGCGACGTGGACGCAGCCACCGCAGATGCGGTCAACGTCGGCACCCTCGCCGAGCCGAATCTGGAAAAGATCCTCGAGCTGGAGCCGGACGTGATCGTCTCCGCGCAGGTCCGCCACGAGGCGCTCTACGACCAGCTTTCCAAGATCGCGCCGACCATCTTCTCGGTCAGCACCGGGCCCACGTGGAAGGAAAACGTGGTCTTCCTCGGCGAGGCGCTGGGCAAGAAGGACAAGGCCGAAGAGCTCGTGGCCGGCTATGAAGAGCGCGCCAAGAAGGTCGGCGAGGAAATCCTCGCGAAGAACCCCGAAGCCACCTACTCACTGCTGCGCTTCGCCGGCGAGGACACCGCGCGCCTGTACTCCACCGATTCATTCATCGGCGAGATCATGGCCGATATGAACATCCCCCGCCCCGAAGATGCGCCGGACACGACCGAATCCATCTTCGTCCCGCTCTCCGAGGAGCAGATCCTCAAGGCCGACGCCGGCCTGGTCATGGTCAGCGCCTGGACGCCTTCGGGCGCCGAGGGCGACGCCTCCCGCGAACAGCAGAAGACCTTCGAGTCCAACCCGCTGTGGGAGCGACTGAAGGGCGACGTTGTCCACGTGGACGACGAAACCTTCGTCGCCTCGGTCAGCATCCAGGGCGCGCACGCCGTGATCACCGATCTGGCCGAGCACTACGGCGTGGACCCGCAGCTGCCGTAG
- a CDS encoding DsrE family protein: protein MPTADSPMQDARAESKSPGLLVHGAGPGAQDWLPGVLRSATNAADALPAGTAIEVVIQGPGVALLSDGSGFADEITAALERQIRVLACGNSLRSAGVPSDQLLPGVATVPAAIAHLASRQWEGWAYVRL, encoded by the coding sequence ATGCCCACAGCGGACAGCCCCATGCAAGATGCCCGTGCCGAGTCCAAGTCGCCGGGCCTGCTGGTCCACGGCGCGGGACCCGGCGCCCAGGATTGGCTGCCGGGCGTGCTGCGCAGCGCAACCAACGCGGCAGACGCCCTGCCGGCGGGGACCGCCATTGAAGTAGTCATCCAAGGCCCCGGAGTAGCCCTGCTCTCTGACGGATCAGGGTTCGCCGACGAAATCACCGCCGCGCTGGAGCGGCAAATCCGGGTTCTGGCCTGCGGAAACAGCTTGCGTTCGGCCGGCGTGCCGTCGGACCAACTGCTGCCGGGCGTCGCCACAGTCCCGGCCGCCATCGCCCACCTGGCCAGCAGGCAATGGGAAGGCTGGGCCTACGTCCGGCTCTAG
- a CDS encoding FecCD family ABC transporter permease yields the protein MKTVDAPATGTDSIPAAGLRETALRLPVRSGKVRLRWLAAAVVVLCAAVVASVCIGSQPSSVAQAWHAVVTPTGTNMDVTILQLRWPRTLTGIAAGICLGVAGTLSQGHTRNAVADPGLLGINQGAALAIVAATAIAGTMLPLTQAVLAFGGALLASVFVFLIGTAARHGSTPITLVLAGAAVTALCTGLVTGIVLLNEAALDTLRFWQVGSIAGRNDILPAIWPFLLAGLVLAAMNIPALNALALGENTARSLGISVLWARCAGIAAITLLAGSAVTMAGPIAFAGLLVPHIARAMVGADYRWLLPASAVTGAALLLLADTAGRVIARPGELSVGVVLAVIGAPFFVFLARRRKLVTV from the coding sequence TTGAAAACTGTCGATGCACCGGCCACGGGCACAGACTCCATTCCGGCTGCCGGGCTGCGCGAAACCGCGCTGCGGCTGCCCGTGCGCAGCGGAAAGGTGCGGCTGCGCTGGCTGGCCGCGGCCGTCGTCGTACTTTGCGCTGCAGTGGTGGCCAGTGTCTGCATCGGCAGCCAGCCTTCGTCGGTGGCGCAAGCCTGGCATGCGGTGGTGACGCCGACGGGAACCAACATGGACGTAACCATTCTGCAGCTGCGCTGGCCCCGGACGTTGACCGGGATTGCGGCCGGCATCTGTCTCGGCGTGGCCGGGACGCTCTCGCAGGGGCATACCCGCAATGCCGTGGCGGATCCGGGTCTGCTGGGCATCAACCAGGGGGCGGCGCTGGCCATCGTGGCCGCGACTGCCATCGCCGGGACCATGCTGCCGCTGACCCAAGCCGTGCTGGCGTTCGGCGGCGCGCTGCTGGCCAGCGTGTTCGTGTTCCTGATCGGGACCGCCGCCCGGCACGGCTCCACGCCGATCACGCTGGTGCTGGCCGGCGCCGCGGTCACCGCGCTGTGCACGGGGCTGGTGACCGGGATCGTCCTGCTGAACGAGGCGGCCTTGGACACGTTGCGCTTCTGGCAGGTGGGCTCCATCGCCGGGCGCAACGACATCCTGCCGGCCATCTGGCCCTTCCTGCTGGCGGGCCTGGTGCTGGCGGCGATGAACATTCCGGCACTGAACGCGCTGGCGCTGGGCGAAAACACCGCCCGGTCGCTGGGCATCTCGGTACTGTGGGCGCGCTGCGCCGGCATCGCCGCGATCACGCTGCTGGCCGGATCCGCCGTGACCATGGCCGGCCCGATTGCGTTCGCCGGGCTGCTGGTTCCGCATATCGCCCGGGCCATGGTGGGGGCCGACTACCGCTGGCTGCTGCCGGCTTCCGCGGTGACCGGCGCCGCGCTGCTGCTGCTGGCCGATACCGCCGGACGGGTCATCGCGCGTCCGGGCGAGCTGTCCGTGGGCGTGGTGCTGGCCGTCATCGGCGCGCCCTTCTTTGTCTTCCTGGCCCGCCGCCGCAAGCTGGTGACCGTATGA
- a CDS encoding MinD/ParA family ATP-binding protein has protein sequence MTRQVPDFPAADAATRTNDAGERSDPDTTGTDEFQPPSRRLRRQQNDGEPASPREAGYLQTSPPPAEVKPAAGTDSGPRATDAEQGPQPQEGVQARRRRDLRETSFLVTGSAKEPATKGWRGVLAKMGVRVEPSKEELAERADIQLVSQHWPGPRTVAVVNRKGGANKTPTVVMLSAILARYGGGPVLAWDNNESQGTLGWRTEQGPHASSVLDLVDSSSKLLSPESNAADLAHYVHHQAADKFDVLRSDENEEGDHEVTAEEVDIAHRVACKYYRLIVMDSGNTSRSANWRRMIDHTNQLVVPVTAMEDRAEAARLTLQTLAARGDHEAELARNAVVIVSESTDAGRGMTGETRKRAKIEADRIETGFREFVREVVRIPYDPALVNGPIRFNALQPETQRAWLRAAAAVARGF, from the coding sequence ATGACCAGGCAAGTTCCGGACTTTCCGGCAGCTGATGCTGCCACTCGGACCAACGACGCCGGAGAACGTTCTGACCCGGACACCACCGGCACCGACGAGTTCCAGCCGCCCAGCCGGCGGCTGCGCAGGCAACAGAACGACGGCGAACCGGCGTCCCCGCGGGAGGCGGGTTACCTTCAGACTTCTCCCCCGCCGGCTGAGGTGAAACCGGCAGCTGGTACGGATTCCGGGCCACGTGCCACGGACGCCGAGCAGGGGCCCCAGCCGCAGGAGGGCGTGCAGGCCCGGCGCCGGCGGGATCTTCGGGAGACGTCGTTCCTGGTCACCGGCTCGGCGAAGGAGCCCGCCACCAAGGGCTGGCGCGGCGTGCTGGCGAAAATGGGCGTGCGGGTGGAACCGTCCAAGGAAGAGCTGGCCGAGCGGGCGGACATACAGCTCGTCAGCCAGCATTGGCCGGGGCCGCGGACCGTCGCCGTCGTCAATCGCAAGGGCGGGGCCAACAAGACTCCAACCGTGGTCATGCTCAGCGCCATTCTGGCCCGCTACGGCGGCGGGCCGGTGCTGGCGTGGGACAACAACGAGTCACAGGGCACGCTGGGCTGGCGCACCGAGCAGGGCCCGCATGCCTCGAGCGTGCTGGATCTGGTGGACTCATCCAGCAAGCTCCTCTCCCCCGAATCCAACGCGGCCGATCTTGCCCACTACGTCCATCACCAGGCGGCGGACAAGTTCGATGTGCTGCGCTCGGACGAAAACGAGGAAGGCGACCACGAGGTGACCGCGGAGGAAGTGGACATCGCGCACCGCGTGGCCTGCAAGTACTACCGGCTGATCGTGATGGATTCCGGGAACACTTCCCGCTCCGCCAACTGGCGCCGGATGATCGACCACACCAACCAGCTGGTGGTGCCGGTGACCGCGATGGAAGACCGGGCCGAGGCCGCGCGGCTCACCCTGCAGACCCTCGCGGCACGCGGTGACCATGAAGCGGAACTCGCGCGCAACGCCGTCGTTATTGTCTCCGAATCGACCGACGCGGGCCGCGGCATGACCGGAGAGACCCGCAAGCGCGCGAAGATCGAGGCGGACCGGATCGAGACCGGTTTCCGCGAATTCGTGCGCGAGGTAGTCCGGATTCCGTACGACCCGGCGCTGGTCAACGGGCCCATCCGGTTCAACGCCCTGCAGCCGGAGACCCAGCGTGCCTGGCTGCGCGCGGCCGCCGCGGTGGCGAGGGGCTTCTAG
- a CDS encoding GNAT family N-acetyltransferase: protein MPAPDVPSVTVRPATPTDLTTMAAWQCRYVPDGLFPQMGERFVRRWHASFLDSPFGIALVAERVDDQGAQAVGFLVGSTDQFRHIDDVVRRHRVRLALAGLLALAQRPRLGAHFVRTRGRAYLKRILTPKSRRTPTAVPAARTEATAASGGQIAVVTAIAVDSAARGTGAGQELLSRFLEDAHTAGATRAELVALLGEGSAAPFYERLNWSAVDEHPTRDGMRARTYRYDLGDNGR, encoded by the coding sequence TTGCCTGCCCCAGACGTTCCGAGCGTAACCGTGCGCCCGGCCACGCCGACCGACCTCACCACCATGGCGGCTTGGCAGTGCCGCTACGTGCCCGACGGGCTGTTCCCGCAGATGGGCGAGCGCTTTGTACGCCGCTGGCATGCGAGCTTCCTCGACTCGCCCTTTGGCATTGCTTTGGTGGCCGAGCGCGTTGATGACCAGGGCGCGCAGGCCGTCGGCTTCCTGGTGGGCTCTACCGATCAATTCCGCCATATTGACGACGTCGTCCGCCGCCACCGCGTCCGGCTTGCCTTGGCAGGGTTGTTGGCTTTGGCCCAGCGGCCCCGGCTTGGCGCCCACTTTGTCCGTACCCGCGGGCGGGCCTACCTCAAGCGGATCCTCACGCCGAAATCGCGCCGCACCCCCACCGCCGTACCGGCCGCCAGGACTGAGGCCACCGCTGCTTCCGGCGGGCAGATCGCCGTCGTTACTGCCATTGCCGTTGACTCCGCTGCCCGGGGCACCGGCGCCGGCCAGGAACTCCTCAGCCGGTTCCTGGAAGATGCGCACACTGCAGGGGCCACGCGGGCGGAACTGGTCGCACTGCTCGGCGAAGGCAGCGCGGCACCGTTTTATGAACGCCTCAACTGGAGCGCGGTGGACGAGCACCCCACCCGGGACGGCATGCGCGCCCGCACGTACCGCTATGATCTCGGCGACAACGGGCGCTAA
- a CDS encoding ABC transporter ATP-binding protein has translation MSAPSTGGRLRADALTLGYDGPDIVRELSLTVPDAAITAVIGPNGCGKSTLLRGLGRLLAPRSGAVTLDGEPLAKLSTRHVATKLSVLPQTPAAPSGLTVADLVSRGRHPRQKWYQQFSVADEAVVLDALAATDSLELADKPLEDLSGGQRQRAWISMTLAQETDILLLDEPTTYLDLAHQVEVLELVRRLNRDRGRTVVMVLHDISLAARYSDHMVAMKDGRIVAQGTPAEVVTPELLLEIFGLAAQVVQEPTAGRPHVIPLGAGV, from the coding sequence ATGAGCGCGCCCAGTACCGGCGGGCGGCTGCGCGCCGACGCCCTGACCCTCGGCTACGACGGCCCCGACATTGTCCGGGAACTGTCGCTGACCGTGCCCGACGCCGCCATCACCGCCGTGATCGGGCCCAACGGCTGCGGGAAGTCCACGCTGCTGCGCGGGCTCGGCCGGCTGCTGGCGCCCCGGTCCGGAGCGGTCACGCTCGACGGCGAACCCCTGGCCAAGCTGTCCACCCGGCACGTTGCCACCAAGCTGAGCGTGCTGCCGCAGACGCCGGCCGCGCCGTCCGGGCTGACCGTTGCGGACCTGGTTTCGCGCGGGCGGCACCCGCGGCAGAAGTGGTACCAGCAGTTCTCCGTGGCGGACGAGGCCGTGGTCCTCGACGCGCTGGCGGCCACGGACAGCCTGGAGCTGGCGGACAAGCCGCTGGAGGATCTCTCCGGCGGCCAGCGGCAGCGGGCCTGGATCTCGATGACGCTGGCCCAGGAGACCGACATCCTGCTGCTGGACGAACCGACCACCTACCTCGACCTGGCGCACCAGGTGGAGGTCCTGGAGCTGGTCCGCCGGCTCAACCGGGACCGCGGCCGCACCGTGGTGATGGTGCTGCACGACATCTCGCTCGCCGCGCGCTACAGCGACCACATGGTGGCCATGAAAGACGGCCGGATTGTCGCGCAGGGAACCCCGGCTGAAGTCGTCACGCCGGAACTGCTGCTCGAGATCTTCGGGCTGGCCGCCCAGGTGGTGCAGGAACCGACAGCCGGACGGCCGCACGTCATCCCCCTGGGCGCCGGCGTCTAA
- a CDS encoding DsbA family protein, translated as MPSHKPTAPASNPRNRNFTVTATVLGVAVLLLFVGIFAYQGGKSQQAASAGQGEPAGANAQQGSAGGLDMSRRIADDPTALGAVDAPVVMVEYSDYRCPFCGLFARDPLPVLVEKYVDSGELRIEWRDLPVFGEESMQAALAGRAAGEQGKFWEFNKAVYAAAPERGHADLNRERLIGFAEQAGVPDMKKFEADLDSKQLREAVVKDAQEAASLGATGTPTFLVNDTPFVGAQPLEAFEKAIDAELNEAGSK; from the coding sequence ATGCCGTCGCACAAGCCAACTGCCCCAGCCAGCAACCCCCGCAACCGCAACTTTACCGTGACGGCCACGGTCCTTGGCGTGGCCGTGCTCCTGCTGTTCGTCGGCATCTTCGCCTACCAAGGGGGTAAATCGCAGCAGGCCGCCAGCGCCGGTCAGGGTGAACCGGCCGGAGCGAACGCCCAGCAGGGCAGTGCCGGCGGACTGGACATGTCCCGGCGCATAGCCGATGACCCCACTGCGCTGGGCGCCGTGGACGCCCCGGTGGTCATGGTCGAATATTCGGACTACCGGTGCCCCTTCTGCGGCCTCTTCGCGCGCGACCCGCTGCCCGTCCTGGTGGAGAAGTACGTCGACAGCGGAGAGCTGCGCATCGAGTGGCGCGACCTGCCGGTCTTCGGCGAGGAGTCGATGCAAGCAGCACTGGCCGGGCGTGCCGCGGGGGAGCAGGGCAAATTCTGGGAGTTCAACAAGGCCGTCTACGCTGCCGCACCTGAACGAGGACACGCGGACCTGAACCGGGAGCGTCTGATCGGGTTCGCCGAGCAGGCCGGAGTGCCGGATATGAAGAAATTCGAGGCGGACCTGGACTCGAAGCAACTGCGTGAAGCGGTAGTCAAGGACGCGCAGGAAGCGGCCTCCCTCGGAGCCACCGGAACACCTACCTTCCTGGTCAACGACACCCCCTTTGTGGGTGCCCAGCCGCTGGAGGCGTTCGAAAAGGCCATCGACGCCGAGCTGAACGAAGCGGGAAGCAAGTAA
- a CDS encoding VOC family protein, producing the protein MTGRVVHFEIPAEDEERARNFYNAAFGWNIQPMPEMNYNIVMTTPSDDQGMPKEPGAINGGMFRREGELKTPIITLDVEDIDAALEKVGSLGGSTVEAKMAVGDMGFAAYFRDSEGNLMGLWQTAADSGG; encoded by the coding sequence ATGACTGGACGTGTAGTGCATTTCGAGATTCCCGCGGAAGACGAGGAACGGGCAAGGAACTTTTACAACGCGGCCTTCGGCTGGAACATCCAGCCTATGCCGGAAATGAATTACAACATCGTCATGACCACGCCCTCCGATGACCAGGGCATGCCGAAAGAGCCGGGCGCGATCAACGGCGGTATGTTCCGGCGGGAAGGCGAGCTGAAGACACCCATCATTACGCTCGACGTCGAGGACATCGATGCTGCGCTGGAGAAGGTGGGCAGCCTGGGCGGGTCCACGGTGGAAGCCAAAATGGCCGTCGGCGACATGGGGTTCGCGGCCTACTTCCGGGACAGCGAGGGGAATCTGATGGGCCTGTGGCAGACAGCCGCGGACTCCGGCGGTTAA
- a CDS encoding cytochrome c biogenesis CcdA family protein, with translation MEIGYAGAFLGGMLTLLSPCSALLLPAFFAYAFSTKTRLVARTALFYAGLLSTLVPLGVFAGALGSLVTQHRHVLVAVAATLVILLGAAQILGLRLPAAIRSNAQAGSSGLSVFVLGTVYGVAGVCTGPILGSILTVAAVGSNAMYGGILLAIYALGMALPLFALALVWDRLGISGRRWLRPRPLVIGRWSNSWIMVLSGILSIGIGVLLLVTDGTAGLGGVLSVGDQFLLETTVSGAASGISNAVFALIAAAVLAVAVVLYLRSQRAQRASGGFASVGPAARNDEEER, from the coding sequence ATGGAAATCGGTTACGCCGGAGCCTTCCTCGGCGGAATGCTCACGCTGCTCAGCCCGTGTTCGGCGTTGCTGCTGCCGGCGTTTTTCGCCTACGCCTTTTCCACCAAGACACGGCTGGTTGCCCGGACGGCGCTGTTTTATGCGGGCCTCCTTTCTACCCTGGTGCCGCTGGGGGTCTTCGCCGGGGCGCTCGGATCCCTCGTCACCCAGCACCGCCATGTCCTGGTGGCGGTGGCGGCCACCCTGGTGATCCTGCTCGGGGCGGCGCAGATCCTCGGCCTCCGGTTGCCCGCCGCCATCCGGAGCAATGCGCAAGCAGGTTCTTCCGGTCTCTCTGTTTTTGTCCTCGGGACGGTCTACGGTGTCGCCGGGGTCTGCACCGGGCCGATCCTCGGCTCCATCCTGACCGTGGCAGCAGTCGGCAGCAACGCCATGTACGGCGGCATCCTGCTGGCGATTTATGCGCTCGGCATGGCGCTGCCGCTCTTCGCGCTGGCGCTGGTCTGGGACCGGCTGGGTATCAGCGGGCGCCGTTGGTTGCGTCCGCGCCCGCTGGTCATCGGCCGCTGGTCCAACTCCTGGATCATGGTCCTTTCCGGGATCCTCTCCATCGGGATCGGAGTCCTGCTGCTGGTCACGGACGGAACGGCAGGCCTTGGCGGCGTGCTCAGCGTCGGTGACCAGTTCCTGCTGGAAACCACGGTCAGCGGCGCGGCGTCGGGCATCTCCAACGCGGTCTTCGCCCTGATCGCGGCGGCGGTGCTGGCTGTCGCCGTCGTACTGTATCTCAGGAGCCAGCGGGCCCAGCGCGCAAGTGGCGGCTTCGCCTCGGTTGGCCCCGCGGCCCGGAACGACGAGGAAGAGCGATGA
- a CDS encoding GNAT family N-acetyltransferase produces the protein MKLHLPLAWPAAPPSHAGVVLRPFRDSDAHLAAELTQDPYIRLISTIPVRPTAEEAMEWILHQNGRFTEGMGYSFAIADAATDRALGQIGMWLKAVETGRATAGYLVAPPARGRGVGAAALCALTAFAWTLPVLHRVELYIEPWNTGSIRTAEAAGYQREGLLRSHQSIGGERRDMLLYAAIRP, from the coding sequence ATGAAGCTCCACCTGCCGCTCGCATGGCCCGCAGCGCCGCCATCGCACGCCGGCGTGGTGCTGCGTCCGTTCCGCGATTCCGACGCGCACCTCGCGGCCGAGCTCACGCAGGATCCGTACATTCGACTGATCAGCACCATTCCGGTCCGGCCCACCGCGGAAGAAGCGATGGAGTGGATCCTGCACCAGAACGGGCGCTTCACCGAGGGGATGGGCTACTCCTTCGCCATCGCCGACGCCGCGACGGACCGGGCGCTCGGCCAGATCGGCATGTGGCTGAAGGCGGTGGAAACAGGAAGAGCGACGGCGGGATACCTGGTTGCGCCGCCGGCACGCGGCCGCGGCGTGGGTGCAGCGGCGTTGTGCGCGCTCACCGCCTTCGCCTGGACTCTGCCCGTGCTGCACCGCGTGGAGCTGTACATCGAACCGTGGAACACCGGGTCCATCCGCACGGCCGAAGCCGCCGGCTACCAGCGCGAAGGACTGCTGCGCAGCCACCAGAGCATCGGCGGCGAGCGGCGGGACATGCTGCTCTACGCCGCTATCCGGCCCTAG
- a CDS encoding GntR family transcriptional regulator — MTGQDQAKPSASEPGGTAPATPLWEAISRDLHRRLQKGEFSTGFPGELALANEYGASRGSIRAALRPLREAGLVTAQRGRKPVALPQVVAGKSTAYGPVYSLFATLQEAGMEHYSDVLAQEVEQNEAVAQRLMLAADEPLFHLSRRRYADDVPLALDDVWLPAEQVGPLLERDFSNTALYQELEEACGISLDGGEERLTAVIATEEQARSLQCAADTALLLIDRVGYAGGRPLEYRRSYIVGGDFAVSTSFGARNP, encoded by the coding sequence GTGACCGGGCAGGACCAGGCAAAACCTTCAGCTTCCGAACCCGGCGGCACCGCGCCTGCAACTCCGCTATGGGAAGCCATAAGCCGGGATCTGCACCGCCGGCTGCAGAAGGGCGAATTCAGCACCGGTTTCCCCGGCGAGCTGGCCCTGGCCAACGAATACGGTGCCAGCCGCGGCAGCATCCGCGCGGCCTTGCGGCCCCTGCGCGAGGCCGGGCTGGTTACCGCGCAACGCGGCCGCAAGCCGGTTGCCCTGCCGCAGGTGGTTGCGGGGAAAAGCACAGCCTACGGTCCCGTGTACAGCCTCTTCGCCACACTGCAGGAAGCGGGAATGGAGCACTACAGTGACGTCCTGGCCCAGGAAGTGGAGCAAAACGAAGCGGTAGCCCAGCGGTTGATGCTTGCGGCGGACGAACCACTGTTCCACCTCTCGCGACGGCGTTATGCCGACGACGTTCCGCTGGCGCTGGATGATGTCTGGCTGCCGGCCGAACAGGTCGGGCCGCTGCTGGAGCGGGACTTTTCCAACACTGCCTTGTACCAGGAACTCGAGGAAGCGTGCGGGATCTCGCTGGACGGCGGCGAAGAACGGCTCACCGCCGTCATCGCCACGGAGGAACAGGCCCGGTCGCTGCAGTGCGCCGCTGATACGGCTCTGCTCCTGATCGACCGCGTGGGTTATGCGGGAGGCCGCCCGCTCGAGTACCGCCGCAGCTACATTGTCGGCGGGGACTTCGCAGTCTCCACCTCCTTCGGCGCGCGGAACCCCTAG